The following nucleotide sequence is from Pedococcus aerophilus.
CCCGTCCAGGTCGCCTGCGAGTCGACCCCCACGACGCCGAGCTGGCGGTGCTCGCGTCCGTCGTCGGGACCGGTGCAGGCAGCGACGGCGGCGCCCGCGTCGCCGCCCCCGGCGAGCGCGTCCAGCGCCGTCGACCGGTAGGACACGCGGGCCATCGCCTGCGTGGCGACGGCACCCACCCCGAGACGGGCCTGCGGCACCACCGCCCCGACGAAGGGGAACTTGCTCGCGACGGCGACACCGAAGGCGTCACCGACCTGTCCGGCGATGGAGAACGTCATGGCGCCGACGCTAAACGCTCCGCCCCACGACGGCACGACGGGGAGCCCGTGGACGCTGCGGTGGGAGTTCGAAATGTCTGGGACAATGGAGCATGGCCGCGCGAACGACCAACCCCATGCTCACCTGGACCACCCTCTCTCCTGCCGTGGCGCTCGTCGCCCTCGTCCTCTCCTGGGGACGTGACCTCGGCACCCTGCCCGTCGTCGTCATCGCCGTGGCGCTCGCCGCCGCGGTGCTCGCCGCCGTGCACCACGCGGAGGTGGTGGCGCATCGCGTGGGTGAGCCCTTCGGCTCGCTGGTCCTCGCCGTCGCGGTCACCATCATCGAGGTGGCGCTCATCGTCACGCTGATGATCTCGGGTGGCCCGGAGACCTCGTCGCTGGCGCGTGACACCGTGTTCGCCGCCGTGATGATCACGTGCAACGGCATCGTCGGGTTGTCGCTGTTCATGGGTGCCCGCAAGTTCAAGCTCATCTCGTTCAACGCCGAGGGCACCGGCGCCGCGCTGGCCACCGTCACGACGCTCGCCGTCCTGACCATGGTGGTGCCGACGTTCACCACCGGTGAGCCGGGGCCGGAGTTCACCCCCGGCCAGCTGGCTTTCGCGGCCGTCATCTCGCTGGTCCTCTACGGCATGTTCGTGTCGACGCAGACCATTCGTCACCGCGACTTCTTCCTGCCCGTCGGCAAGGAGGGCCAGCCACTCAACGACGAGCACGCCGACCCGCCGAGCAACAAGGCGACCTACGCCTCCCTCGGCCTGCTCCTCGCCTCCCTCGTCGCCGTCGTCGGCCTGGCCAAGGTCGAGTCCCCGGCCATCGAGTCGGCCGTGGCCGCGGCCGGGTTCCCGCAGTCGTTCGTCGGTGTCGTCATCGCCCTGCTCGTGCTGCTGCCCGAGTCGATCGCAGCCGTGCGCGCCGCCCAGCGCAACCGCATCCAGATCAGCCTCAACCTCGCCCTCGGGTCCGCGATGGCCAGCATCGGCCTGACCATCCCTGCCATCGCGATCGCCTCGATCTGGCTCGACGGACCACTGCTCCTCGGCCTGGGTTCGACGCAGATGGTGCTGCTCGGTCTCACCGTCCTCGTCAGCGTCCTCACCGTGGTCCCGGGTCGCGCGACCCGACTCCAGGGCGGCGTGCATCTCGTCCTGCTCGCGGCGTTCGTCTTCCTCGCCGTCAACCCCTGACCGGTATGCCGCCGCCGCACCTCACCGGCGCCGGCGGCGGTCGGCAGCACGGTCCCGGCGCCGTCGGCTGAGCCGGGTCCAGACCCAGATCGGGCCGAGCAGGACCAGGCGCAGGGCGGTGTCCTTGAGCCACAGCAGCGCCAGGGCGAAGGCGGCGATGACGACCGCCCAGCCAGAGGCCCGAGCGACGTCCCACGGCCCGCTCGGGTCGAGGAGCACCTCGCCGGGGTCGTCCGCAAGGCGGCGGACGGTCACCGTCGACCCGACGGCATACCGGCCCTCACAGGTGGGTTCGGAGAAGGTGCCGGGCAGGCCGGAGCGTGGCTCCGCCACGGCGAACTCGGTGAGGATCGTCGACCGGCAGCCGTAGCGCGAACCCGTGGGCAGCGCGCCCAGCCGGTCGTCGAGTCCCACGACGACAGCCTGCTCGTCGGGCTGGGACCACCACCGGGCCTCGGACAGGACCCCGACCGCAGCCGTGCCGAGCGACACGACCGCCACCCCGGCCAGCGCCCGGCGGACCCACCGCGGCCACGGTCGCCGCACCCGGTGCTCGGGCCACTCCTGGATCGCCACGCCCGCGAAGCTACCGGGCGGTCGCCGGCTCGGCGTCCTAGCGTGGCTGCATGACCCGCATCGAGGCCGTGCGCGGCGACATCACCCGTGAGCACGTGGACGCGATCGTCAACGCGGCGAACTCGGCCCTGCTCGGTGGGGGCGGTGTCGACGGGGCCATCCATGCCGCAGCCGGACCGACCCTGCTCGCAGAGTGCCGACTGCTGCGCGCGACCACCCACCGCGACGGCCTCGAGGTCGGTGATGCCGTGGCGACCGGCGCCGGCGACCTGCCTGCCCGCTGGGTCATCCACACCGTCGGGCCGGACAGGCACCGGGGCCAGACCGACCCGGCCCAGCTCGCCTCGTGCTTCACCCGGAGCCTCGCCGTCGCGCGCGAGGTCGGCGCGCGCTCGGTGGCGTTCCCGGCCGTGAGTGCCGGCGTCTACGGTTGGGACGCCGACGAGGTCGCGCGGGTCGCCGTTGCGGCCGTGCGCCACGAGCGCGCCGCCCACCCGGACAACGAAGACGTGATCGACGTCGTCCGTTTCGTGCTGTTCAGCGATCGGCTGCTGGCGGCGTTCGAGGCGGTCCTGGCCTGAGGATCAGGTGTCGGCCGTCGCCGGCTCGTCGTCGGCGGCAGCCGCCTCGATGAGCTTGCCGATGATTTCCACGGTGTGCACGCCCGACAGCCCGACCTTCTGGTTGCCCATGTAGAACGGCACGCCGGTGATCCCGAGCTCGCGGGCGGCCTCCTCGTCCCCGCGGACCTCCTCGGTGTACTCGTCCCCGGCCAGCACGGCCGACACGCGGCGGCCGTCCAGCCCCGCCTCGGCACCGAGGCGCTGGAGGGTCTCGATGTCGTCGATGGCCTTGCCCTCGGTGAAGTGGGCGTTGAACATCCGCTCCAGCACGGCGCCCTGCAGTGCCGGCCCTCCCTGGGCCAGGCCGAGGGCGACGAGCCGGTGGGCGTCGAAGGAGTTGGACCGCAGCTGCGTGTCCACGTCGATCTCGATGCCGTCCGGTCGGCCCAGGGTCGCGGGGCGCTCCGCCATCTCCCGGGCCCCGGCGAGGTCGGTGCCGTACCGACCGGCTAGCCAGGCGAGCACGGTGTCCCCGGTGCCCTTCGGCGTGCTGGGGTCGAGCTCGAAGGCGTGGTAGGTCACCGTGACCTCTGCCGGGTGGGCGCTCTCGGCGATGGCCAGCTCGAGGCGCCTCTTGCCGAGGTAGCACCACGGGCAGACCACGTCGGCCCAGACGTCGATCTCCACTGCGTTCATCGGTCCATCCTCACACGGGTGCGGCGCAGGCGGCAGGGGCGGGACCTGTGGCCCGGTCTGCCCGGCGACGCCGACGTAGGCTGGTGCGGTGAGGAAAGCAACCGGACGGTATGCAGCGCGCGGGCTCGCGCGCTCCCTCACCGGTGCCCTCGTGCTGCTCGGGGTGATGGTCATGCACGGGTTCGGGATCGGCCACGGCGGGCTCCTGCCCGGACACCAGCCCGGCCACGGCCCTGCGCCCGTGCAGCACGCGCCGACTCAGGTCCAGGCCCCTCACGCCGACCAGTCAGGGCACCCCATGATGTCGATGGCCCCTCAGGTCGTCATCCTCGTCGCCACCGTCGCTGCGGTCACGCCGACGGACGACCTGACCGGGCACGGTGGAGAGATCTGCACCGCGGTGCTCCGCCTGCTGCTCGGCCTGCTGACGTTGCTGGCGGCCCTGGCCCTCCTGGGTCGCCCCGGCCACGCCGCTCCCGTGCAGACCGTGCGCAGGCGCCGCGTGCGCGGCAGCCCTCCGACGCGCCATACGACCTCGCTCCTGCTGCTCTGCGTCTCGCGGACGTAGGCGGGCTGCGCCCTGCCCGGGCGCGACCGCCACCCCACCCGCACCAGAACAGAGAAGGACCACCATGACCACGTTCCGCCGCGCCCTCGTGGGCGCCTCCACCACCCTCGTCCTCGGGCTGGCGCTCAGCGCCTGTGGCGACGACGACCACTCCATGATGTCGGGTTCCGGCAACGGCTCGATGATGGGCTCGAGCTCGTCGTCAGGCAGCCCCGGTGCCAAGGCCACCCCGGCCACCGGGGCGCACAACGATGCCGATGTCTCGTTCGCCTCCGAGATGGTGCCCCACCACCAGCAGGCCATCGTCATGGCCGACATGGCCCTGCGCATGGGCACCAGCGAGGACTTCGTGGCGTTGGCCAAGGCCATCAAGGCCGCGCAGGCACCCGAGATCGCCCAGATGCAGGGGTGGCTCACCGGCTGGGGCGAGGACCCCGCCGGGACCGACCACGGCGCCATGGGGCACGACATGGGCTCGATGGGCGGCATGATGAGCGACGACGACCTGACCGCGCTCGAGGGCACCCCGCGAGCGAAGTTCGAGGGGATGTGGCTGACGATGATGATCGAGCACCACGAGGGCGCGGTCGAGATGTCCCGCACCGAGCTCACGGAAGGCAGCAACGCCGAGGCGAAGAAGCTGGCCCGGTCGATCATCGACTCCCAGACCGCCGAGATCGCGACCATGGAGGCCATGCTCGCCGGCTGAGCAGGACGACCCCGGCACGCAGCGAAGGGCCCCCACCGCGTTGCGGTGGGGGCCCTTCGTGGAGCTGGAGGTCAGCCTCGGAGCGGATGCGCTCAGGGGCGACCGAAGGTGGCGCTGGAGGACCAGATGTCGCGCAGGGCGACGGCCTTGCCGGTGCGCGGGCTGTCCCACATCTTGCCGTTACCGGCGTAGATGCCGACGTGGTAGGCCGGGGAGCCCATGAACACGAGGTCACCGGGCTGCGGGTTCGACACCGGGGTGACGGCCTGACGCTGCTGCTCGGCCGTGCGCGGCAGGTTGATGCCGACCTGGCGGAACACGTAGGACGTGAAGCCAGAGCAGTCGAAGCCCGCGGGGGTGGTGCCCCCGTAGACGTACATGATGCCGGCGTACTGCGCCGCGATGCCGAGGACGCCACCGGCGGCCGGCTTCGAGGACGTCTTGGCTGCAGGCTCCGCTGCGGCCTTCGCGGGCGCCTGGCGCTGCGTCGAGCGGCTCGCGGTGCCGGGGGCCTCGCGGGTCTCGCGGGTCTCGGCGACCGGGACCACGACAGGGCGCGGCTTCGGCTTGGGCTTCGGCTTGGCGGTGGCAGTGAAGCCGATGACACCGAACGCGTCGGCGGCCTGCGGGGCAGCGGCCTTGGGCGCCTGGACGGCCACGGGGGCAGCGGCGGTGGCTGCACCCTTGGTGGACGGCTCGGCGGACGGGGCGGCAGAGGCGGGAAGAGCGAACGACGCCACGAGACCACCAGAGGCCGCGATCACGGCGGAGGTCTTGACGGCGGGCTGAGCGGCCTTGGCGGCGATGTCAGCGAGCTCGGAGACAGGGTTGAAACGACCCGGCGCGCGATGGCGACCAGTTGAGTGTGAAGCCACGATGGTTGAACCTCCAGCGCCTACGAGGTGAGCTGTCGGGTTCGGGTGGAGGTGTGTCACCCGGCCCTCGTGGTCTGCCGCCCGACCTTGCGGGCGCTCACACGAGGACTTAACCCCAAGGACTGTCCGGAGACGGCCCGAAATTGGGTCCCCCGCTCCTGCCAAGCGGTGTTGCTGGTGGACCCGGGCGTGGTGACAGGACTAGGCGTTTCCACAACGGGCCAGTCTCTTCGGGGGGCGAAGAGGCCTCGGACACCGTACCCAAAGGCCTCGGCAATGTCACATTCGTGTCACGGCGAGTCAAGAAAACGCCAACAAACGGCCCTCAACGTGCATCGAAGGCGGGCCTGGACCCCGGTGTTCGTGCTCAGCGACCCATAGGCGCTACCACGGACCGATCAGATGAGCGCGGCGAAGACGTGCTGGGCGACGTCGTCGGGCAGGGACACCGCGGTGGAGTCCGGAGCGTCCTCGCGGACGGCCACGACCCGGCCCTCGGCACGGTGCACACGGACCCGCTCGCCGGGCAGCAGCCGGGCCACGGTCAGCAGCGCGAGCGCCTCGTGGTCGACCTGGACCGGCTCACCGATCCGGCGCACGAGGACGGTCTCGGGCTGCTCGCCGGCGAGCTCGGTGAGGGTCTGCAGACCGGTGCGGAAGCCCTCCATCGGCTCCTCCTCACCCAGCTCGTCGAGCCCGGGGATGGGGTTGCCGTACGGCGAGTCGTGGTGGTCCTTGAGCAGGGCGAGGATCTTGCGCTCCACCCGCTCGGACATCACGTGCTCCCAGCGACAGGCCTCGTCGTGGACGTACTCCCACTCGAGCCCGATCACGTCGACGAGCAGCCGCTCGGCCAGGCGGTGCTTGCGCATGACCCGCGTCGCGAGCAGGCGGCCCTGGTCGGAGAGCTCGAGGTGGCGGTCGCCGCCGAGGCTGAGCAGACCGTCCCGCTCCATGCGGGCGACGGTCTGGGAGACCGTGGGGCCGGAGTGCCCGAGACGCTCGGCGATGCGGGCGCGCAGGGGGACGATGCCCTCCTCCTCGAGCTCGAAGATCGTCTTGAGGTACATCTCGGTGGTGTCGATCAGGTCCGTCACAGGCCAAGCCTCTCACCTGCGGGTGTCACCTCGCGCCGAGCGTCGTCGGATCCGCGATCGATCTCGACGGCGGACGGAGTCAGGCGCGGCGGCGGACGGGGTCGAACCGTGGCACCCAGTAGGCCAGCCACCCGCCTCCCAGGATGCTCAGCGCACCCACCGTGACGATCGCGGCCGCCAGCGGCGCCACGAGCGCGATCGCGCCGACCAGCAGGGGCCCGGCCGTCCCGCCGAGGTCTGCCATCAGCCGCCAGCCACCGAGGAACTGCGGCCGGGCCTCCGGTGGCGCTGCGTCCGCGCCCAGCGTCATGACGATGCCCGAGCCGATGCCGTTGCCGAACGCCATGACCATCGCCACCGCGGTCAACGGCACGATCGAGGCCGTCAGCGGCAGCAGCATCATCCCCACGCCGAGGACGAGCACGGTCGGCACGGCGATCCACGCCCTGCCCCACCGGTCCATGACGAGCCCGGCCGGGTAGAAGAGCAGCATGTCCACGGCGCCCGCGATCCCGAACACCAGCGCGGTGTCGGACGCGGAGATCCCGATCGACTCCGCATACAGGGGGAGCACAGAGGTCCGGCAGGCCCGCGCGCCGGCGATGACGAGCACGCCGCTCCCCAGGGCGAGGAGGGTGCGGCGGTGGCTGCCGAGCACCGACCACACCGACGCCCCGGACCGCTCCACCATGGAGGCCTCGTGGGTGGCGGTGAGGTCGGGACCGAACGCGACGAGCAGGAACGCCGCGAAGGCACCCACCGCCGCGACGAGGTATGCCGCGCGGATGCCGCCCTGGTGCACGGCCAGGGCCCCGAGGAAGGGCCCGACGAACAACCCGATGCGGTTCACCCCGCCGAGCGTGGACAGGGCGCGGGCGCGCATGCCGAGGGGGACGGCGTCGGTGAGGTACGCCTGTCGGGCGAGGTTGAAGACGGCTGCCTCGAGACCGACGGCAGCGGTGGCGAGCGCGAAGACCCACAGGTTCGGTGCGAAGGCGCCGGCGAGCATCGCCGCCACCTCGACGAGCGCGGCACCCATCAGCGCCCGGGTCTCCCCGATCCGGCTGACGATGGCGCCGGCGGGGAGGGCGGCCAGCAGCTGGGCGAACCCCACGAGCGCGACCATCC
It contains:
- a CDS encoding ionic transporter y4hA; amino-acid sequence: MAARTTNPMLTWTTLSPAVALVALVLSWGRDLGTLPVVVIAVALAAAVLAAVHHAEVVAHRVGEPFGSLVLAVAVTIIEVALIVTLMISGGPETSSLARDTVFAAVMITCNGIVGLSLFMGARKFKLISFNAEGTGAALATVTTLAVLTMVVPTFTTGEPGPEFTPGQLAFAAVISLVLYGMFVSTQTIRHRDFFLPVGKEGQPLNDEHADPPSNKATYASLGLLLASLVAVVGLAKVESPAIESAVAAAGFPQSFVGVVIALLVLLPESIAAVRAAQRNRIQISLNLALGSAMASIGLTIPAIAIASIWLDGPLLLGLGSTQMVLLGLTVLVSVLTVVPGRATRLQGGVHLVLLAAFVFLAVNP
- a CDS encoding O-acetyl-ADP-ribose deacetylase, yielding MTRIEAVRGDITREHVDAIVNAANSALLGGGGVDGAIHAAAGPTLLAECRLLRATTHRDGLEVGDAVATGAGDLPARWVIHTVGPDRHRGQTDPAQLASCFTRSLAVAREVGARSVAFPAVSAGVYGWDADEVARVAVAAVRHERAAHPDNEDVIDVVRFVLFSDRLLAAFEAVLA
- a CDS encoding DsbA family oxidoreductase — protein: MNAVEIDVWADVVCPWCYLGKRRLELAIAESAHPAEVTVTYHAFELDPSTPKGTGDTVLAWLAGRYGTDLAGAREMAERPATLGRPDGIEIDVDTQLRSNSFDAHRLVALGLAQGGPALQGAVLERMFNAHFTEGKAIDDIETLQRLGAEAGLDGRRVSAVLAGDEYTEEVRGDEEAARELGITGVPFYMGNQKVGLSGVHTVEIIGKLIEAAAADDEPATADT
- a CDS encoding DUF305 domain-containing protein, producing the protein MTTFRRALVGASTTLVLGLALSACGDDDHSMMSGSGNGSMMGSSSSSGSPGAKATPATGAHNDADVSFASEMVPHHQQAIVMADMALRMGTSEDFVALAKAIKAAQAPEIAQMQGWLTGWGEDPAGTDHGAMGHDMGSMGGMMSDDDLTALEGTPRAKFEGMWLTMMIEHHEGAVEMSRTELTEGSNAEAKKLARSIIDSQTAEIATMEAMLAG
- a CDS encoding C40 family peptidase, which produces MASHSTGRHRAPGRFNPVSELADIAAKAAQPAVKTSAVIAASGGLVASFALPASAAPSAEPSTKGAATAAAPVAVQAPKAAAPQAADAFGVIGFTATAKPKPKPKPRPVVVPVAETRETREAPGTASRSTQRQAPAKAAAEPAAKTSSKPAAGGVLGIAAQYAGIMYVYGGTTPAGFDCSGFTSYVFRQVGINLPRTAEQQRQAVTPVSNPQPGDLVFMGSPAYHVGIYAGNGKMWDSPRTGKAVALRDIWSSSATFGRP
- a CDS encoding metal-dependent transcriptional regulator codes for the protein MTDLIDTTEMYLKTIFELEEEGIVPLRARIAERLGHSGPTVSQTVARMERDGLLSLGGDRHLELSDQGRLLATRVMRKHRLAERLLVDVIGLEWEYVHDEACRWEHVMSERVERKILALLKDHHDSPYGNPIPGLDELGEEEPMEGFRTGLQTLTELAGEQPETVLVRRIGEPVQVDHEALALLTVARLLPGERVRVHRAEGRVVAVREDAPDSTAVSLPDDVAQHVFAALI
- a CDS encoding MFS transporter → MTDSTRRPGPRPDRAAPATDSFSLRAIAVPAFGPTVLAAVGQGAVLPVMVLRARELGASVTVAAGMVALVGFAQLLAALPAGAIVSRIGETRALMGAALVEVAAMLAGAFAPNLWVFALATAAVGLEAAVFNLARQAYLTDAVPLGMRARALSTLGGVNRIGLFVGPFLGALAVHQGGIRAAYLVAAVGAFAAFLLVAFGPDLTATHEASMVERSGASVWSVLGSHRRTLLALGSGVLVIAGARACRTSVLPLYAESIGISASDTALVFGIAGAVDMLLFYPAGLVMDRWGRAWIAVPTVLVLGVGMMLLPLTASIVPLTAVAMVMAFGNGIGSGIVMTLGADAAPPEARPQFLGGWRLMADLGGTAGPLLVGAIALVAPLAAAIVTVGALSILGGGWLAYWVPRFDPVRRRA